The sequence atgccgaacgttcgggttcggatcgactcgaacccgaacccggttcgctcatctctagctgcaaACGATCCAATTCATGTGATAGAAACccattacacacaagcttagcttatgagtggggattgaacagggtacAATTTTATtaagtggagaacccctttaaaattaataGATTGTAGGGAATGTATAAATTGTTATCTTTGGTGGTCAAATCTAACATTGTTCTGATTAAACATCTACAGGACAACACCGGATTCCACTTCTGCGGTGGTTCTCTGATCAACACTCTCTGGGTTGTCACTGCTGCTCACTGTGGTGTCACGTAAGTCATGTATTTTCTGGTAAAGCTCTCAGAAAATTATATTATGCCACTAAAAAGACAATATTGAtgggtatttttttattaacatcaAAGAAATTGCCAAGTTTCAAGAATATAAAAGTGTTTATGGCAGCCTGGCAAGTGTCAGGGCATTTCAGCATGCTTTAAAATCTATTCCTGAAGCATGTATTTCATGAATTCCAATGGtcttgttatatatatgtattcttaGATTATATAACAATGAGGAGCAGTACAGGTTGTGGCATTTGTAGATAGTACAGAAGAAGGGGGCAGTATTCATATAGCTCAAATTAAGAAACTTTACTCATTTGTGTATACATTGAATCAATAGGTGCCCTTATTGTGAGTGATCATTATAGTActcacagtatacatgtataaatGAGGAATCAATACAATACTGTCCATTGTGGAtaatatagttatccatacataAATATAATGGCCATGCTATTATCAGTGTAaaaaggtgttaaaggggtagttcaccaaaaatgttttacttttaaatcaaatggtgccagaaagtgccagagatttgtaatttacttctataaagaaaaaaaagtcttccaatacttatcagatgctgtatgtcctacaggaagtggtgtattctgcccagtcttacacagtgttctctgctgccacctctgtccatgtcaggaactgtccagagcaatagcaaatccccatagaaaatgtctcctgctctccagactggaaagaatataccacttcctgcaggatatacagcagatgatGACAGagaagtactgcaagacttgagatttttttttaatagaaataaattacaaatctctgacattttctggcaccggtttatttgaaagaaaaagtgtgACAGTGGATTACTACTAATATGGTTGTACATTTCTATATACAGAACCAACCACCGTGTAATTCTGGGTGAATATGACCGCTCCTCCAATGCTGAGCCTATTCAGACTAAGACCATTGCTAGGGTAAGGAATTGTGAAAGTACATTCTTTAAATTTGGTCATTTTGCTTATATTTATAGAAACTGATTTTAAGGCCCATTTTTTAACAGGTCTTCAGACACCCCAGCTACAGCTCCCTGACCACCGTGAATGACATCACTCTGCTGAAGCTGACCAGCGCCGCCACTTTAAATACtcgtgtgtcccctgtgtgcattgCCGCTAGTGCTGATGTATTCAATGGAGGAGAGAGATGTGTCACTACTGGATGGGGATACATAAATGCTGCAAGTAAGTGAATGCCAGACATTAATTGCAATGTGGAACCTTATCTAGTGATACCAAGCTGGGTATAACATGACCTCACTAGAAGCTCCATAAATCTAATATGTTATTTCGAATTTTAGCTCAAAACTCCCCAAGCAAACTGCAGCAGGTGGCTCTTCCTCTTCTCACCCCCACTGACTGTCAGAGATACTGGGGAAGCAAAATCCACAGCACCATGATCTGCGCTGGAGCATCTGGAGCCTCCTCCTGCATGGTATGACGTTTCCTATCTCTAGCCATGTCCTGTCTATTATTTACCTTAGTCACTTCGAAACATTTAAAGGATGACTACACTATTTTAGCAAAAATGAAACTTtttgcattccccccccccccccccccctatttactTAATTATTTTCTTCTAATTTTCAGGGTGACTCCGGTGGACCTCTTGTATGCCAGAGAAACGGAGCTTGGACCTTGGCTGGTATTGTATCCTGGGGAAGTTCTACTTGTTCAACTTCTTCTCCTGGAGTTTACGCTAGAGTTACCGTTCTGAGATCCTGGCTGGATCAGACTGTTGCTGCTAACTAAATATCTACTCTGTTTAATAAATTTGTCTTCACTAACCACTAAAAAGTAGCTTCTGTATTTTTTCTGCCACATgaccacaaaaaaactaaaaattcatatatttttttttacctagctaAACCACAAAATAACCTCATGCACTAACCAGTACCACCCATCATGTAAGAGCATAGCTAGGAATAGAAGGAGGAGCAATAGCATTTATAAATAAAGAGTGAATGCTGTTTAGGGAACTTTTGTTAACACATAGGTCTAATAACCATGGAAAGAATTTAACAAACCAGTGCGGTAGCAACCCTCTCTTTGAGAACATAAAATCATTCAATAAACAACTAAGTTTGCAGTTTGGCCACAATGAGGGTTATACTAGCACATGTATAGCCTTACTTAGTatatagagttgagcaaactttgaacATGCTCAACAGTTCGGGTGGCATTTGGTTTGAAGCGGCTTCTGAAGattaatgcagccctagggagtcctggaaaacatggatacagccataggctatgttcacacggcgtgtgagactggccgctccgtgacTTCGTGATTTTTCCGGCCGCGgcgctctgatgcgggtgcatcagcgcgcacccgcatcagagcttcccatagcccacagtgaagagaGCGGCCCGAgccgtgtgaactgacagggctttctgtagcctaaattcactgaattctggccgcagaaaactgacatgtcagttttttccagcgccgaatgggatcccggccggagcgcatacgatgtgtgtacgctccggccgggaacccattgaaaataaggctatgttccaccctcaaaattacggctgtagttctgaggcgagaactacggccgtagttttacgtagtgtgaacctagccataggctggaacgatgttttccaggcagccgtaGGGGTccatgcaacttcagcagccacctctaatcaaatgcccccgctcaggtttggatgaactcgagcatgttcAAAGTTTAGCATACATCCAACCCTAGTCTAATATGCAGGCCAAGGGAAAGCTGTAAAAATGCTCCTCAAAAACTTCATATATTGTAATACCAGATGCTTCTCTGACAACAGTAGCGAAATGTGGCAGTGTGCCCTTACTCATGAACTGGACAGATCGCAAAGTGTCCCAACTGCTTACCATGTGGCTTATGCCACCTGCAGCTGATCTCTCCCAGCCGTTCTGcatgcccctctgccattcttttGCCTAAATGTTCCTGCTTCCTTAGCACAACTCCTATTGCACACCCCTGTGTGTGACATCAGGTGAGCGCTTACCTTCTTTTTGCGACGCCCGCTGGCTTGGACTCGACAAACTCCTGCACTGGTTTGGCAGGTATATGGAAGTTTTTATCATGACAATGACTGCTAGAGAAACCTTAGAGTTGGCAGTGCCAGATGGTGGAGTCACTGCCTCTAGGGACACCTTGTAACTGTAGTCAGTGGGCTAGAGCTGTTCTTTGGGTGTTTGTAACCTGTGCCTTAGACTTTTTCTGGATACAGTCCGATAACATGGAGACAGTAAGTAGGTTTAAGAGTTCATGGATTTTGCAAGGCACCGGTTTCTTGTGCAAACTGATCACAGCAGGCAAAATAAGTGGCAACTCAGGCCTGCAGCATAGTAGGTTTCTGGTCCTCATCTGGATCATGAGTTTACACTTCGCAGGCATTAGAGCAGTGTCTGCTTCATCAGGAGCCTTCTGAATGCCTGATGGATCCTGAGAGTTGACATTCCAGTCTCAGGTGGTCCGTTGTGGCCAGGATGTGCCATAGAGAGTTTTGTCACACCGTATATAGCTGTTGTTGTCGCAGCCTTTGAACCTGCATGCACCACAGGCAGTGACTCATCTAGGAGAACGATAGACCATTTTTAAAAAGTGCAAGAACACAGTTTTTTGGCGCTGCCGCCTGTAGCTAAATAAAGTTATGTCACTGTCCCATATAGATGGCTGAAGACATAACCCCCACTCTGGTGGCCCCACTCTCTTATGACCAATGACACACAGCAAATGTCGCACAGTAGGTTACATGTATGAAAATGTAGTGTGGTACAGGTTGTTCCTCTATCTTTACACACTCAGGTAACACTGGTTCTGTCAGCTCCCACAGTAAGtgcagttagctgctgtgccttactccagccactagatgtctcacttccCCTATGTACAGCTGCAGTTGAGGCAGGAAGGTTAAACTCTCTCATGCACCACTTCCAGGTCAGTGAGTTAGTCAAGTGCTAGCTGAGGAAGAGTCAACGCCTGTTCCTCTTTTCCAGTGTGAAAGACTACAGCAGTCGTGCACTGATGAACCCAACCCTGGGGTAAACAGAGTTACAAGACTTAtattgcgtttacacggaacgattatcgctccaatttgcacgataacaatcaaattcgaaccataatcatacgtgtaaacgcagcgaagaTCAAACGAcaatcgagaaatcgttcattttaatcttacaacatgttcttaaattgtcgttattcgtttgcaaaaaaattgcagatcgttccgtgtaaacaatcGTTCacagatttaacctatgtgcgagataggcttaagcgatcgtaaaatgatttttccgtatgatatatcgttccgtctaaacgctgatcgttataaaaaaaaattgttactttgaaatcgtacgatcgggcgaattatcctAAAGTtcgtttttttcccccatatctACATAACTGTTTTATCATATTGCCGTATTACTAGGAGGGTTCTACAAacctaaatacataaaaaaaataagaaacaaaTTAGTTAAAAATTGTTATTTAAAACAATACTCTAATACTTCTGCTAAAACCatgaaaagaaaaacacatgGGGGAGCTAAGACCTACTGGAGGAAGGGTGCGAAGTTCAGAGCTTCATTGAGACCCATCGGAGCCATTGTTTTAAGGTTCCATATTCATTTTACTTCTCGTTGTGCCAGACGACCAGTGATATTACCGCCACGAATCCCACCGTTGATTTTATCAATACCTTTGACCTTCAAGAGATGAGAGTTGCAATCatgaaattttttaaaatgtcTCGACACTGGTTTCATCTTATTCCAATCAATTTCATTACGTGCTGTTTCGGTGTCTCGCATGTGCTCACGTATTCTCACTTTTAGTTCACGGCTTGTTAGTCAAATGTATATCTTTCTACATGGACATGTTGTGTAATAAATCACATATTTGGTGTTACACGTAATGGATTGTGTGATTCTGTAGGTCCGTTTTCCTTTAGCATCGATGAATTCTGTTGCCGTTTCCACATTTGGACATGCCACGCATTTCCCACAGGGTGTACATCCCCACTTGGGTCCCTTTGATTTGAATAGAGTTTGCTTCTTTTCCAGATAGTGGCTTTTGGACAGAAGGTCTTTCAAATTACTAGACCTTCTAGCTGTAATAGATGGCATAGTTGGTAAATATTTCCTCAGGACGGGATCCGCTGTTAGAATTGTCCAATACTTTCCAATTTTTTCCCTCATTCGTAACCACTGGCTGTGATAGTTCGTCACATATCTCACCTGTGTGTCGGTCTTCCTTTCAGCCCCTGTATGTACCAGTCTTTGTCGATTGGAGTTTTTTGCTCTCATATATGCACGATTTATTGTCCGCTTTCCATAGCCACGGATGCCTCAAAATCCTCATCTGTGGAACAAATGCGAAGTATGCGTAAGAATTGTCCAATGGGTACCGCTTTCACTGTAGATATCGGATGTGATGATGTTGCATGCAGCAACGAATTCACCGATGTTGGTTTACGATAGACGTCCGTCTGTAAAAAAACAGATTAATCTTTTTTAATCAGAATGTCTAAAAAATCCATTTTGTTCGCATTATACTTGTAAGTTAAATGGATATTACGTGAATTGTTATTGAGCATGTCCATGAATTGTTGCAGATCTTCCGCCGTTCCATGTCAGATCAGGAATATATCATCAATGTACTGTGCCCACATAAGAACACGGTCCATTGAGACATTCCTATCTGACAGGAAAaggtccctctcccacagccccagaaAGAGGTTGGCATATGAGGGCGCACAAGGCGCCCCCATTGCCGTCCCCTGGAGCTGCAGGAAGAAGGACTCATTAAAGATGAAGAAATTGTGCGTAAGAGTAAATCTCAATAGTTCCACAATACATGCTGACATAGATGGTGCTATGTCGCTCCCATTTAGAAAGAAGGAGACTGCCTCTATTCCATCCTCGTGCCTAATATTTGTATACAGCGATTCGACATCGCAGGTGACTATCATCCTGTATATGCAGCCCATCTAATTTTTTCGGGAGATCAGCTGTATCACGACGGAAGGCACTCAACCAGCGTTTTCAATTTACAGTCAATAAATTAACCAATTTTTTCAGTGTAAGATCCACATCCTGAAATAATTGGCCTACCTGGTGGAATAGTGGGATGCTTGTGTATCTTCAGAAGTAGGTATAGGGTAGGTATAGTGGGTTCCTGTATAGTTAATTCTTCATGCAGTGCTTTACCTATGGTTCCTTCCTCTAGATGTTTATTTAGGATTTTTTCCAAAATTGCCCTGTAggaatttaaggggttaaatgttaatTTTTGGTAGTGGTCACAGTTTTTTAATTGACGATAGGCCTCCTTCTCATACAATTTATTTGGCCACACTACAACGTTGCCCCCTTTGTCTGCCATTTTTATTTGTGTGTCTCGTAACTCACTTAGTTTTTCGAGGCTTTTCCTCTTGTGACAAATTGTCTTTCTGTATGAAAGTCGGCATTTTCTCAAATTCCTCTGATACTGATACTAGTGATACCACTTTTTAAATATGAGTGATCTCCCAAAGAAGTCTTTTATCGCTGTGAATGGATCAAATCGTGCACAAGGAGAAAATGTTAACCCTCTCTGTAACACTGATATGTCTACCTCTGTTAATTCATGAGAAGAAAGGTTAATTACCTTTGAGCCGCTTCCTCCCTCGTCCCTTTTGTCGTCGCCTCTCTGTCTCTTCTTGTTGCCGCCATATTTATGATTAAATTTCCTTACACGTGACCTGGACCGTTCCTGGTATCTATTGAATGTCGTTGTGGAGGTGCTTGCTTGTGACGCCAATGAAGATACAGATGATGATCTGCCCAATGATCGTGTTGTGTCCTTGACACGGTGCCATCTATACACCTTCTTCTGTTGATAATCATTTTGATCtctttgaaatttttttgttttcatttcctGCACATCCTTTTCCCAGGTGGCAAATTGTTTCTCTAGGTTTTTACCAAATTGTTCCATCTCTTCTGTGGTTGATTCACTCTGTATGCTTAGTCTGGGTTTGTACAATGTCAGTCTACAACTGTTCCAATGACTTCTTGTTGAGACATATTAAAAGCTCCATAAATTTCTTGGACGCCTTTGTGCATACCTCCTCCCATTTATCCACAAACTCATCATCTTCCACTGGGAAGGAGGAAAATACCTGTATCCGTAATCCCCTTGGGACATGGCCCCTCTGTACATAGTTCTCTAAAAATGCCTTGTTCCACCAGGTCTTAGTGCGTCTCTGATAAAGGCCTCTCAATGAGCTCTGCAATTCACTTACATGCCTCTGTATCTCCGCTCCCCCTAGTGAAGATTAATTTTTGAAGATTGAGTCAAGTTGTTTTGGCTCTACTCTCGTCTTCATATCCATGGCTCAttaacagtatggtgatatttgttctTTGCGACAGCGCTGTGGTCGGGCACCATGTAATTCTTCATCTTCCATGAACATGGTGCAGTTACATTGCAGTATTGTTTTTACTATAATAAATCAGGACAAAAACAGTACCACAACATTATTGTCATGAAACTGCAATGTTTAAACAAAGCCTTGTGCAATTCTGTTCCATTTCTTTCTTCATTTGTTGAGTTCATCTGCATGCAGGAATA is a genomic window of Dendropsophus ebraccatus isolate aDenEbr1 chromosome 4, aDenEbr1.pat, whole genome shotgun sequence containing:
- the LOC138787937 gene encoding chymotrypsinogen A-like isoform X2; this translates as MAFLWLLSCLALLGGSYGCGVPSIKPVISGYARVVNGENAVSGSWPWQVSLQDNTGFHFCGGSLINTLWVVTAAHCGVTTNHRVILGEYDRSSNAEPIQTKTIARVFRHPSYSSLTTVNDITLLKLTSAATLNTRVSPVCIAASADVFNGGERCVTTGWGYINAATQNSPSKLQQVALPLLTPTDCQRYWGSKIHSTMICAGASGASSCMGDSGGPLVCQRNGAWTLAGVVSWGSPICKTSSPAVYARVTALRSWLDQTIAAY
- the LOC138787937 gene encoding chymotrypsinogen A-like isoform X1; its protein translation is MAFLWLLSCLALLGGSYGCGVPSIKPVISGYARVVNGENAVSGSWPWQVSLQDNTGFHFCGGSLINTLWVVTAAHCGVTTNHRVILGEYDRSSNAEPIQTKTIARVFRHPSYSSLTTVNDITLLKLTSAATLNTRVSPVCIAASADVFNGGERCVTTGWGYINAATQNSPSKLQQVALPLLTPTDCQRYWGSKIHSTMICAGASGASSCMGDSGGPLVCQRNGAWTLAGIVSWGSSTCSTSSPGVYARVTVLRSWLDQTVAAN